The following coding sequences lie in one Arachis stenosperma cultivar V10309 chromosome 5, arast.V10309.gnm1.PFL2, whole genome shotgun sequence genomic window:
- the LOC130980881 gene encoding uncharacterized protein LOC130980881 has protein sequence MANTFNIVWSGPKLDRKLDYSYWETLMSTHLKAQNLWNFVEPGLQEGADAVQQRRDQLALSQIHQGVDYTVFGKIANAKIAKEAWNTLKLSYKGVDKAQKAKLQSLRREYERYEMSSSETVEQYFTRVTYFVNKMRVYGEDMPDSKVVEKILRTMPMKYDHVVTTILESHDMDTIMIAELQGTMESHISRILEKSEKSTEEALKSRVNLNNIVASSRT, from the coding sequence ATGGCAAACACTTTCAATATTGTGTGGTCCGGTCCCAAGTTAGATAGAAAACTTGATTATAGTTATTGGGAGACTTTGATGTCTACCCATTTGAAGGCCCAGAACTTATGGAATTTCGTTGAACCAGGTTTGCAGGAAGGAGCAGATGCTGTCCAACAGAGGAGAGATCAATTAGCGCTATCTCAAATTCATCAAGGAGTAGATTATACGGTGTTTGGCAAAATTGCAAATGCCAAAATTGCAAAAGAAGCATGGAACACGTTAAAGCTGTCATACAAAGGCGTAGATAAAGCTCAGAAAGCAAAGCTACAGTCTTTGAGAAGAGAATATGAAAGATACGAGATGTCTAGCTCAGAAACCGTTGAGCAATATTTTACTCGTGTTACATACTTTGTCAATAAGATGAGAGTCTATGGAGAAGATATGCCCGATAGCAAAGTGGTGGAGAAAATTCTTCGCACCATGCCGATGAAGTATGACCATGTAGTGACTACGATACTAGAGTCCCACGATATGGATACTATAATGATTGCAGAGTTGCAAGGAACCATGGAAAGCCACATCAGTAGAATACTAGAGAAGTCAGAAAAATCAACCGAGGAAGCCCTGAAAAGCCGAGTGAATTTAAACAATATTGTAGCATCAAGCCGTACATAA